A single genomic interval of Granulicella tundricola MP5ACTX9 harbors:
- a CDS encoding DGQHR domain-containing protein, which produces MAPTRSSFQALPLTQNEHRFYFSTIPVDELFPYCFVARRQEDPSQGFQRTLSQDRANDIARYLSAGNGSIPTNVVLSAQPIASLKYIAGSKTLSFLQVERSFLVLDGQHRLWGYSKCTRKHRVPVAIYQGLTRAEEAKLFIDINTNQRGVPAALLLDIKQLADMESVKENIMRVLFDRLNTDGKSSLAGRLSPAKPSPSKISRVAFNRALGGALDSELVRGLEADPLFQLVRNYINAFDAELQDSQLLTRASYFEAMFDIFDEALRLTLGKKKNLKQASIQEIIRTIAKLDFTGQSMTRKEYLVSMQSSLRQSLAVSVDML; this is translated from the coding sequence ATGGCACCAACGAGATCATCATTTCAAGCGCTACCCCTCACTCAAAACGAACATCGCTTCTACTTCAGCACCATTCCTGTAGATGAGTTGTTTCCATACTGCTTTGTCGCTCGAAGACAGGAAGACCCAAGCCAAGGCTTTCAGCGAACTCTTTCACAAGACAGAGCGAATGACATAGCGAGGTATCTGTCGGCTGGAAATGGGTCTATTCCCACAAACGTTGTTCTCTCTGCACAACCGATCGCCTCGCTTAAGTATATTGCTGGTTCTAAAACCCTTTCATTCTTACAAGTAGAGCGCAGTTTCCTTGTCCTCGACGGCCAGCATCGTTTGTGGGGCTATTCCAAGTGCACTCGAAAGCATCGAGTCCCTGTGGCTATTTATCAGGGCCTAACGAGAGCAGAGGAGGCCAAACTCTTTATTGACATCAATACTAATCAGCGTGGTGTACCAGCGGCGTTGCTCTTAGACATAAAGCAATTGGCAGATATGGAAAGTGTGAAAGAGAACATCATGCGTGTCCTGTTCGACCGTTTGAATACCGATGGCAAATCTTCTTTGGCCGGAAGACTCAGCCCTGCAAAACCATCTCCATCCAAAATCTCTCGTGTGGCATTCAATCGGGCCTTGGGCGGTGCGTTGGATAGTGAACTTGTTCGGGGGTTGGAGGCCGATCCTCTCTTCCAACTCGTGCGAAACTACATCAATGCTTTCGATGCCGAGCTACAGGATTCGCAACTCCTTACGAGGGCAAGTTATTTCGAAGCTATGTTCGACATTTTTGATGAAGCTCTTCGACTAACTTTGGGAAAAAAGAAGAACCTAAAGCAAGCTTCAATACAAGAAATTATTCGCACAATAGCAAAGTTGGACTTTACCGGTCAGTCGATGACAAGGAAAGAATATCTTGTCTCAATGCAGTCATCTTTACGGCAGAGCCTGGCAGTTTCGGTTGACATGCTCTAA
- a CDS encoding type II toxin-antitoxin system Phd/YefM family antitoxin, producing the protein MEVNVHHAKTHLSKLIAAAESGEEVIIARAGKAVVRMVPVAPPACKSSKNLRGSGIGKIWLAPDWDSDETNLEIQKLFEGSASGDPE; encoded by the coding sequence ATGGAAGTCAACGTCCATCACGCCAAGACCCACCTCTCCAAGCTCATCGCCGCTGCCGAGAGCGGGGAAGAGGTCATCATCGCCCGCGCCGGCAAAGCCGTCGTCAGGATGGTCCCCGTCGCTCCACCCGCCTGCAAATCCAGCAAAAACCTGCGTGGCTCCGGCATCGGCAAGATCTGGCTCGCGCCCGATTGGGATTCGGACGAAACCAACCTCGAAATCCAGAAGCTCTTCGAAGGCTCAGCGTCCGGCGACCCTGAATGA
- a CDS encoding HesB/IscA family protein, with amino-acid sequence MATAQVTPEVVEAPPVAPATPVKMTDAAIGKVKEIMATQDPIPAGLRIGVVGGGCSGFQYSMSFENQSGMMDKVLRFADLKVFVDATSAMYLNGCVVDYVETLEAAGFKFENPTVKSTCGCGSSFSV; translated from the coding sequence ATGGCGACTGCCCAGGTAACCCCCGAAGTTGTTGAAGCTCCTCCCGTAGCGCCGGCGACGCCGGTGAAGATGACCGATGCCGCAATCGGCAAGGTCAAGGAGATTATGGCGACGCAGGATCCGATTCCTGCTGGTCTGCGCATCGGCGTGGTGGGCGGCGGCTGTTCAGGCTTCCAGTACAGCATGTCGTTTGAGAATCAGAGCGGCATGATGGATAAGGTTCTACGCTTCGCTGACCTCAAGGTCTTCGTCGACGCAACTTCCGCCATGTACCTGAACGGTTGCGTGGTGGATTACGTCGAGACGCTAGAGGCCGCCGGCTTCAAGTTTGAGAACCCCACCGTCAAGTCCACCTGCGGTTGCGGCTCTTCGTTCAGCGTTTAG
- a CDS encoding DnaJ C-terminal domain-containing protein: MATQNKDYYAALGIKKGATTDEIRKAFRKLARKHHPDVNPGDKKAEEKFKEISEANDILSDEKKRKIYDQLGFYSDNIDPAAAEAASRGGYGGNPFAGGAPPRSGGRGSYGGQEVPFDFGGFDFTDFQQQPGGGSAKQNEGAGFGGSFKDIFSGMFNGGGGGKTAQRGPQAGTDLEYQVSIDFWTAVRGGTTRLEIQRQEACPTCKGKSTTGGAMECPECSGSGQVTQMGGRMKFNIQCPRCGGSGQVQNSCATCDGAGVVTRREPLEFRIKPGTRDGQRIRLAGKGNAGINGGGNGDLFLIIKIGSHPVFTRTADDIYATIPVTLMEAALGAKIDVPTIDGRSQLRIPPGTQNGQKLRLREKGVPSAVNEGLRGDQIVEVKIVVPKIQDERSKEILRELAKLNPDDPRAEMLEGI; encoded by the coding sequence ATGGCAACACAGAACAAGGACTACTACGCCGCTTTAGGCATCAAGAAGGGCGCCACCACGGATGAGATCCGCAAGGCGTTCCGCAAGCTTGCACGCAAGCATCATCCGGACGTGAATCCCGGCGACAAGAAGGCCGAGGAGAAGTTCAAAGAGATCTCCGAAGCCAACGATATTCTGTCCGACGAGAAGAAGCGCAAGATCTACGATCAGCTCGGCTTCTACTCGGACAACATCGACCCTGCGGCGGCTGAGGCAGCGTCGCGTGGCGGATATGGGGGCAATCCGTTTGCAGGCGGCGCGCCTCCACGCAGCGGCGGACGCGGATCGTACGGCGGGCAGGAGGTTCCGTTCGACTTCGGCGGGTTCGACTTCACCGACTTCCAGCAGCAACCGGGAGGGGGCAGCGCGAAACAGAACGAAGGCGCAGGTTTCGGCGGATCGTTCAAGGACATCTTCTCCGGCATGTTCAACGGCGGAGGCGGAGGCAAGACCGCGCAGCGTGGTCCGCAAGCCGGTACAGACCTGGAGTATCAGGTGTCGATCGACTTCTGGACGGCGGTTCGCGGCGGGACGACTCGGCTGGAGATTCAGCGCCAGGAGGCCTGCCCGACCTGCAAAGGCAAGTCCACGACAGGCGGCGCGATGGAGTGCCCGGAGTGCAGTGGCTCCGGCCAGGTGACGCAGATGGGCGGGCGTATGAAGTTCAACATCCAGTGCCCGCGCTGCGGCGGCTCCGGCCAGGTGCAGAACTCCTGCGCGACCTGCGATGGGGCCGGCGTGGTGACCAGGCGCGAGCCGTTGGAGTTCCGGATCAAGCCGGGGACGCGGGATGGGCAGCGGATTCGGCTGGCGGGCAAAGGGAATGCGGGGATCAATGGCGGCGGGAACGGCGATCTGTTCCTGATCATCAAGATCGGCTCGCACCCGGTGTTTACGCGCACGGCGGACGATATCTACGCGACGATTCCAGTCACGTTGATGGAAGCCGCGCTGGGCGCGAAGATCGATGTGCCGACGATCGATGGCCGCAGCCAGCTTAGGATTCCGCCGGGTACGCAGAACGGACAGAAGCTGCGGCTGCGCGAGAAGGGTGTGCCGTCAGCGGTGAATGAAGGGCTGCGCGGCGACCAGATCGTGGAGGTCAAGATTGTGGTGCCGAAGATCCAGGATGAACGGTCGAAGGAGATTCTGCGGGAGCTGGCTAAGCTGAACCCGGATGATCCACGGGCAGAGATGCTGGAAGGGATCTAA
- a CDS encoding type IV pilus biogenesis protein PilM, giving the protein MELLPTSLGTRPRLAVEIRPEGVVAARAEDAQALVSAVSHGIFAEGTLAPGLKPGNLVARTAVIGAVKKALEAVALKERQVTVVVPDAAVRVLLLDFDALPAKVVEALPVVRFRLKKLLPFDADDAMVSYQVMSTSRNLVRVLAVAVPKDVLHEYEGVIREAGFEPGAVLPSTLAALAGMTEADTASLVVNAGESAVTTAIVRGGVLLLHRTVDLAAEGMHDLVEAAAIIPVAPVLEVPVELLALPLVDAETSAGEWAMQEPVTGYGVLDDHHIDQAERLAQTIMAEAAAEIAELERLDHVAVLPIALTGLEIEEARLTAAAREVTQAVSVAAAYFEDTLESSPGTILAAGTMGADVLCRLLREAGFGADEIRVRETVEATMLTGGAVTTRVPPGWMAGVRGALRS; this is encoded by the coding sequence ATGGAACTGTTGCCGACAAGTTTAGGGACCAGGCCGCGCCTCGCGGTAGAGATTCGGCCGGAGGGCGTCGTCGCCGCGCGGGCTGAGGACGCGCAGGCCCTGGTGTCGGCCGTCTCGCACGGCATCTTCGCGGAGGGTACGCTCGCACCTGGGTTGAAGCCCGGAAATCTGGTCGCACGTACGGCGGTCATCGGTGCAGTCAAAAAAGCGCTTGAAGCCGTTGCATTGAAGGAGCGGCAGGTAACCGTGGTCGTCCCGGACGCTGCCGTGCGCGTGCTGCTGCTGGACTTCGACGCGCTCCCCGCGAAGGTGGTAGAAGCTCTCCCCGTCGTCCGCTTCCGGCTCAAAAAGCTCCTGCCCTTCGACGCCGACGATGCCATGGTGAGCTACCAGGTCATGTCGACCAGCCGCAATCTGGTGCGGGTCCTTGCGGTCGCAGTCCCGAAGGATGTCCTGCACGAGTACGAAGGCGTCATCCGCGAGGCTGGCTTTGAGCCCGGCGCCGTTCTGCCGAGCACCCTCGCAGCCCTCGCCGGCATGACTGAAGCCGATACCGCCTCGCTGGTCGTCAACGCGGGCGAATCGGCCGTGACCACAGCCATCGTTCGCGGCGGCGTTCTACTCCTGCACCGCACGGTCGATCTCGCCGCGGAGGGTATGCACGACCTGGTTGAAGCTGCCGCAATCATCCCGGTAGCTCCCGTCCTTGAGGTTCCCGTTGAACTGCTGGCGCTGCCGCTCGTAGACGCAGAAACCTCCGCAGGAGAGTGGGCCATGCAGGAGCCCGTAACCGGCTACGGCGTTCTGGACGACCACCACATCGATCAGGCCGAGCGCCTCGCCCAGACCATCATGGCGGAGGCCGCCGCCGAGATCGCAGAGCTGGAGCGCCTGGACCACGTTGCCGTCCTGCCCATCGCCCTCACCGGCCTGGAGATTGAAGAGGCTCGCCTGACCGCAGCCGCGCGTGAGGTCACGCAGGCAGTCAGCGTCGCCGCCGCCTACTTTGAAGACACCCTGGAGTCCTCGCCCGGTACGATCCTGGCCGCCGGAACCATGGGCGCCGACGTCCTCTGCCGCTTGCTCCGCGAAGCCGGCTTCGGAGCTGACGAGATCCGCGTCCGCGAGACAGTGGAAGCAACCATGCTCACCGGCGGAGCCGTCACCACGCGCGTACCGCCCGGCTGGATGGCCGGCGTGCGGGGGGCCCTGAGAAGCTAA
- a CDS encoding PilN domain-containing protein, producing the protein MRISINLASKPFVELRPLFAKIRLAMAVLAVLAIGFTLWLNVLTARAKAATAQMDRVKASTADFQNERARNEARMKQPQNKAVLDRSLFLNQLFANKSFSWTATMMDLERVLPEGVQVTSIEPVISKEGDVNIRLRVSGDRDRAIQLVRNLETSQRFLGPRLAGESALTADKAKALGGLQNVSAAAGGTPIGSGVEFEIFSGYNPLQAPKPASPKSSKSLAQSVAQDQSLPPAPTVVHNRHPKKPSADEPTVPGAAATPKGVKR; encoded by the coding sequence ATGCGTATCTCCATCAATCTCGCGAGCAAGCCCTTCGTCGAGCTCCGCCCGCTCTTCGCCAAGATTCGGCTGGCCATGGCCGTCTTGGCTGTCCTGGCCATCGGCTTCACTCTCTGGCTCAACGTCCTCACCGCCCGCGCCAAGGCCGCAACGGCCCAGATGGATCGCGTCAAGGCCAGCACCGCCGACTTCCAGAACGAGCGCGCACGCAATGAAGCCCGCATGAAGCAGCCGCAGAATAAGGCCGTGCTGGATCGCTCGCTCTTCCTCAACCAGCTCTTCGCCAATAAGAGCTTCAGCTGGACCGCCACCATGATGGACCTGGAACGAGTCCTCCCCGAGGGCGTCCAGGTCACCAGCATCGAGCCCGTCATCAGCAAGGAAGGCGACGTGAACATCCGCCTGCGCGTCAGCGGCGACCGTGACCGCGCCATCCAGCTCGTCCGCAACCTCGAGACCTCGCAGCGCTTCCTCGGCCCACGCCTCGCAGGCGAGTCCGCCCTGACAGCAGACAAGGCCAAGGCTCTCGGCGGCCTGCAGAACGTCAGCGCCGCAGCCGGCGGCACCCCCATCGGCAGCGGCGTGGAGTTTGAGATCTTCAGCGGTTACAACCCACTGCAAGCCCCCAAACCCGCTTCTCCGAAGTCTTCAAAGTCATTGGCTCAATCCGTAGCTCAGGACCAGTCCCTGCCGCCTGCGCCCACCGTCGTTCATAATCGCCATCCAAAGAAGCCGTCGGCCGATGAGCCCACCGTCCCAGGCGCAGCCGCGACACCGAAAGGGGTGAAGCGATGA
- a CDS encoding HigA family addiction module antitoxin, which yields MPLKSKSSTTISPTQERSKGRIPPTHPGEMLREEFLIPLKLSANALAMAIRVPATRVSEIVNERRGITADTALRLARYFHMTPEFWMNLQTHYDLECARDASDTIIQQDVRPAPIDKKTGALRSNAA from the coding sequence ATGCCTTTGAAGTCGAAATCGTCGACTACCATTAGTCCGACTCAAGAGAGGTCGAAGGGCCGGATTCCGCCGACGCATCCCGGCGAGATGCTGCGTGAGGAGTTCCTGATCCCCTTGAAGTTGAGCGCCAATGCGCTCGCCATGGCGATTCGCGTTCCAGCGACGCGCGTCAGCGAGATCGTGAACGAACGGCGTGGAATCACTGCCGATACCGCGCTCAGGCTGGCTCGCTACTTCCACATGACGCCTGAGTTCTGGATGAATCTACAGACCCACTATGACCTGGAGTGCGCACGCGACGCCAGCGACACGATCATTCAGCAGGATGTAAGGCCTGCCCCAATCGACAAGAAAACCGGAGCTCTCCGCTCGAACGCCGCATAA
- a CDS encoding type II toxin-antitoxin system RelE/ParE family toxin produces MIRTFADRETERIFSRERSRRFSGLEKVILRKLSALHAVRLLSELAVPLGNHLEALKGDRKGQHSIRVNQQYRICFRWEEPNAFEVEIVDYH; encoded by the coding sequence GTGATTCGAACGTTTGCAGATCGCGAGACAGAACGCATCTTCTCACGCGAAAGAAGCCGCCGCTTCTCTGGACTGGAGAAGGTCATCCTGCGGAAGCTGTCTGCGCTGCATGCAGTCCGTCTCCTTTCCGAGCTTGCAGTTCCCCTGGGCAATCATCTCGAAGCGTTGAAGGGTGACCGTAAGGGGCAGCATAGTATCCGAGTCAATCAGCAGTATCGAATCTGTTTCCGATGGGAGGAGCCGAATGCCTTTGAAGTCGAAATCGTCGACTACCATTAG
- a CDS encoding GspE/PulE family protein, with the protein MATPIAIPIPVNDMGLDETERARALAKRYHSEFVDLKNFKIQHELFKSVPVDMMFRYNFVPLEQAGGRLAIAVSDPSKLMVLDEISGLLGTRLVTRVATLSQITDLLKKTEQSQRVLDEASEGLAFDVLSNEENADENISIEKLTADDDISPIIRLVDTTIFTALERRASDIHLETFDDSLLVKYRIDGVLQQAMAPIAREHHQTILSRIKVMSELDIAERRVPQDGRFRVRYKGRLIDFRVSIMPTVHGENAVLRVLDKESMSEKFTKLSLDVVGFAEKDLTRFRRYIKEPYGMVLVTGPTGSGKTTTLYAALNEIKSEEDKIITIEDPVEYQIRGITQIPVNEKKGLTFARGLRSILRHDPDKILVGEIRDAETAQIAINSALTGHLVFTTVHANNVVDVLGRFLNMGVEPYNFVSALNCILAQRLVRQICEFCVREIHYTDAELVENGLVPDEWRGVVFKEGAGCMECSGTGYRGRSAIHELLELDDEIREMLLNKKPGSEIRKKAKDKGMMFLRDSALDRVREGVTTLKEINKVTFIEAGR; encoded by the coding sequence ATGGCGACACCGATAGCGATACCAATTCCTGTGAACGACATGGGTCTGGATGAGACCGAGCGGGCCCGCGCGCTGGCCAAGCGCTATCACTCCGAGTTCGTCGACCTGAAGAACTTCAAGATCCAGCATGAGCTCTTCAAGAGCGTGCCCGTGGACATGATGTTCCGGTACAACTTCGTGCCGCTGGAGCAGGCCGGCGGCCGCCTGGCCATTGCGGTCTCCGATCCCAGCAAGCTGATGGTGCTGGACGAGATCTCCGGCCTCCTCGGCACGCGATTGGTGACCCGCGTCGCCACGCTCAGCCAGATCACGGACCTGCTCAAAAAGACCGAGCAGTCCCAGCGCGTACTCGACGAAGCCAGCGAAGGCCTGGCCTTCGACGTGCTCTCCAACGAGGAGAACGCGGACGAGAATATCTCGATCGAGAAGCTGACGGCCGATGACGACATCTCGCCCATCATCCGGCTCGTCGATACGACCATCTTCACCGCGCTCGAACGCCGTGCATCAGATATTCACCTCGAGACCTTCGACGACTCGCTGTTGGTCAAGTACCGCATCGACGGCGTGCTCCAGCAAGCCATGGCGCCCATCGCGCGCGAGCATCACCAGACCATCCTCTCCCGCATCAAGGTTATGTCGGAGCTGGATATCGCAGAGCGCCGCGTCCCGCAGGACGGCCGTTTCCGCGTCCGCTACAAGGGCCGCCTGATCGACTTCCGCGTCTCCATCATGCCCACCGTGCATGGCGAAAATGCCGTCCTCCGTGTGCTGGATAAGGAGTCGATGTCGGAGAAGTTCACCAAGCTCTCGCTGGACGTGGTGGGCTTTGCGGAGAAGGATCTGACCCGCTTCCGTCGCTATATCAAGGAGCCGTACGGCATGGTGCTGGTCACCGGCCCCACCGGTTCCGGCAAGACCACCACCCTCTACGCCGCGCTCAATGAGATCAAGTCCGAGGAAGACAAGATCATCACCATTGAGGACCCGGTCGAGTACCAGATCCGCGGCATCACGCAGATTCCGGTCAACGAAAAGAAAGGCCTCACCTTCGCGCGCGGTCTCCGTTCCATCCTCCGTCATGACCCGGACAAGATCCTGGTCGGAGAGATTCGCGACGCCGAGACCGCGCAGATCGCCATCAACTCCGCGCTGACGGGCCACCTGGTCTTCACCACCGTCCACGCCAATAACGTCGTCGACGTGCTGGGCCGCTTCCTGAACATGGGCGTCGAGCCGTACAACTTCGTCTCCGCGCTCAACTGCATCCTGGCCCAGCGGCTGGTGCGCCAGATCTGCGAGTTCTGCGTCCGCGAGATTCATTACACAGACGCAGAGCTGGTGGAAAATGGCCTGGTGCCGGATGAGTGGCGCGGCGTCGTCTTCAAGGAAGGTGCGGGCTGCATGGAGTGCTCGGGAACAGGGTATCGTGGACGTTCCGCCATCCACGAACTTCTGGAACTCGACGACGAGATCCGCGAGATGCTGCTGAACAAGAAGCCCGGCAGCGAGATTCGCAAGAAGGCCAAGGATAAGGGCATGATGTTCCTGCGCGATTCAGCGCTGGACCGCGTGCGCGAAGGCGTCACCACCTTGAAGGAGATCAACAAGGTGACGTTCATTGAGGCGGGACGTTAA
- a CDS encoding type II secretion system protein, protein MNRPLNKTKAQGEDGFLLVALVVAIFLILLALSVAAPRVARQLQREREVESAHRANQYVRAIRLYYKKFGNYPASMEALKKSNNIRFLRQEYVDPLTGKSDWRLIRVGTNKTKVKGFFGEDLPGLAGGLGSAANLGSAASSGSGFGSGSAFGSSSGSGSGASGLGGTSGTTGITSGSGTTTGTGTGTGTGSSSGSSFGSNSGFGSASSQDASSLGGSSGPFMGVGSAKTGEAILVVNEQTNYEDWEFLYDPRIEQMYAKSSLLGGVSSGSSSGSLGSLGGSSSAGQGTTGSPTSPTSGFGSPTTPTNPTSPTSPTPQ, encoded by the coding sequence ATGAACAGGCCCCTGAACAAGACGAAGGCGCAAGGCGAGGATGGATTCCTGCTGGTCGCGCTCGTCGTGGCCATCTTCCTCATCCTGCTCGCGCTCAGCGTCGCCGCCCCGCGTGTCGCCAGGCAGTTGCAGCGGGAGCGAGAGGTGGAGTCCGCACACCGCGCCAACCAGTATGTCCGCGCCATCCGCCTGTACTACAAGAAGTTCGGCAACTATCCCGCGTCCATGGAAGCGCTGAAGAAATCCAACAACATCCGCTTCCTGCGCCAGGAATATGTAGACCCGCTCACCGGCAAAAGCGACTGGCGGCTCATCCGCGTCGGCACCAACAAGACCAAGGTCAAAGGCTTCTTCGGCGAGGATCTTCCCGGCCTGGCTGGCGGACTTGGCTCGGCAGCCAACCTCGGCTCAGCCGCAAGCTCCGGCTCCGGCTTCGGCTCTGGGAGTGCCTTCGGATCGTCAAGCGGCAGCGGCAGCGGAGCCAGTGGTCTGGGTGGCACCTCAGGCACCACAGGAATCACCTCCGGCTCAGGAACCACCACTGGGACTGGCACCGGGACAGGCACCGGGTCAAGCTCCGGTTCATCCTTCGGCTCAAACAGCGGCTTCGGCAGCGCAAGCAGCCAGGATGCCTCCTCGCTCGGCGGCTCAAGCGGCCCGTTCATGGGTGTAGGCTCCGCCAAAACAGGCGAGGCCATCCTCGTCGTCAACGAGCAGACCAACTACGAAGACTGGGAGTTCCTCTACGATCCGCGCATCGAGCAGATGTACGCCAAGTCCAGCCTGCTCGGCGGCGTCTCCTCCGGCTCGAGCTCGGGCTCCCTGGGCTCGCTCGGAGGCAGCAGCAGCGCAGGGCAGGGAACGACCGGCAGCCCAACCAGCCCAACGAGCGGTTTTGGCAGTCCCACCACGCCGACCAACCCGACCTCGCCCACGTCCCCTACCCCCCAGTAG
- a CDS encoding type II secretion system F family protein, translating to MTEFVVKLADERGKVQEQTHAAATAEELRARFTQSGYYVYSVKAKGLLGGDGKKKKVKLETFLVFNQQFLTLIKAGLPILGSLDLLARRQKVLNFRAQLEDVATRVKTGESISSAFEAQGGFPIVYTTTLLAGERSGNLEEVLQRFLDFQRVSLTFRKKLKASLIYPSLLIVMVIGLFIFLITFVVPRFAQLYDQLNTHLPALTVFLLDLGRNAQTYGLYVAAVVGLVGYLIYRWMKTEAGATTVDRIRIALPGVGGIWVKYQVGLFSRTLSTLLTGGLPLVPSLETAARAIDSKQIGLAVFKSVETVREGKGLSVSLAATKVFPELAIEMIEVGESTGALPQMLNSVAEFFEEDVQTNLTAAMSLIEPAILIVMGVVVVIILIALYLPIFSLSAGSSG from the coding sequence TTGACTGAGTTTGTCGTCAAGCTGGCGGATGAGCGTGGCAAGGTGCAGGAGCAGACGCACGCCGCTGCCACCGCCGAAGAACTGCGCGCGCGGTTTACGCAGTCCGGGTATTACGTCTATTCCGTCAAGGCCAAGGGCCTGCTGGGCGGCGATGGCAAGAAGAAGAAGGTCAAGCTGGAGACCTTTCTGGTCTTCAACCAGCAGTTTCTGACCCTGATCAAGGCCGGTTTGCCGATCCTCGGGTCGCTTGACCTACTGGCACGCCGCCAAAAGGTGTTGAACTTCCGCGCGCAGCTTGAGGATGTCGCGACGCGCGTGAAGACGGGCGAATCCATCTCCTCCGCCTTTGAGGCGCAGGGCGGATTCCCCATCGTCTATACGACGACGCTGCTGGCGGGCGAGCGCTCCGGCAACCTGGAAGAGGTGCTGCAGCGTTTCCTGGACTTCCAGCGCGTCTCGCTGACCTTCCGCAAGAAGCTGAAGGCCAGCCTCATCTATCCTTCGCTGCTGATCGTGATGGTGATCGGGCTGTTTATCTTCCTGATCACGTTCGTGGTGCCGCGCTTCGCGCAGCTTTACGACCAGTTGAACACGCATCTGCCGGCCCTGACCGTCTTCCTGCTGGACCTGGGTCGAAACGCCCAGACCTACGGGCTTTATGTGGCTGCGGTGGTGGGGCTGGTCGGCTACCTGATCTATCGATGGATGAAGACGGAGGCCGGCGCGACCACGGTCGACCGCATCCGCATCGCGCTGCCGGGCGTCGGCGGCATCTGGGTGAAGTACCAGGTGGGGCTGTTCTCGCGCACTCTTTCGACGCTGCTCACAGGCGGTCTGCCGCTGGTGCCGTCGCTCGAGACGGCGGCAAGGGCGATCGACTCCAAGCAGATTGGCCTGGCAGTCTTCAAGTCGGTCGAAACGGTGCGCGAAGGCAAAGGCCTGAGCGTCAGCCTGGCCGCAACCAAGGTCTTTCCGGAGCTTGCGATCGAGATGATCGAGGTCGGCGAGAGCACCGGCGCACTGCCGCAGATGCTGAACTCGGTGGCCGAGTTCTTTGAGGAAGACGTCCAGACCAACCTCACGGCGGCCATGAGCCTGATCGAACCAGCCATCTTGATTGTCATGGGCGTGGTGGTGGTGATCATTCTGATCGCGCTGTACCTGCCGATCTTCTCGCTGAGCGCGGGGTCGAGCGGTTAG